A window from bacterium encodes these proteins:
- a CDS encoding VOC family protein: MKVSTIWYWVSDLESMTAFYRDLLGFQLKRLDDEGGWAELTSDNGVNIGLNRVDDEDELETGIGAVLTLEVTDLDSFHSLLVKNDIEVTEIEAVPGDVTLFNFWDPEGNPLQAMKPR, from the coding sequence ATGAAAGTATCTACCATCTGGTATTGGGTAAGCGATTTAGAGAGCATGACCGCGTTTTACCGTGATCTGCTTGGTTTTCAACTAAAACGTCTCGACGATGAAGGGGGTTGGGCAGAACTCACTTCCGATAATGGCGTAAACATTGGACTTAACCGGGTCGATGACGAAGACGAGTTGGAAACCGGAATCGGCGCGGTGCTAACACTGGAAGTTACCGATCTGGATAGTTTTCACAGCCTACTCGTCAAGAATGATATCGAAGTCACCGAAATTGAAGCGGTGCCGGGTGATGTTACCCTATTCAATTTCTGGGATCCCGAAGGAAATCCGTTGCAGGCAATGAAACCGCGGTAA